A portion of the Marinobacter alexandrii genome contains these proteins:
- a CDS encoding DUF302 domain-containing protein — protein sequence MIYKFKSQFAFFALLISAFISSAQDKSSNDLASGLIVKTSTLDFNTTYEKTKTNIEANPNLKIILELDHSKNAASVDLDLRPTRIILFGNPKIGTVLMKDNQSVSIDLPQKIIVFESESGEVKIAYNDPYYLKSRHELKDHKVLEKVSQVLDKMTEVD from the coding sequence ATGATTTATAAATTCAAATCCCAATTTGCTTTTTTTGCTCTGCTCATATCAGCATTTATAAGCAGCGCCCAAGATAAATCTTCCAATGATTTAGCATCAGGGTTAATAGTCAAGACGAGTACACTTGATTTTAACACCACCTACGAGAAAACTAAAACCAATATTGAAGCCAATCCCAATCTTAAAATTATTCTTGAGCTAGATCATAGTAAGAATGCTGCTTCTGTGGATTTGGATTTAAGACCCACTCGAATTATCCTCTTCGGTAATCCCAAGATAGGAACTGTATTGATGAAGGATAATCAATCTGTCAGCATTGATTTACCTCAAAAGATCATTGTTTTTGAAAGTGAATCGGGAGAGGTGAAAATAGCATACAATGACCCTTACTATCTAAAATCTCGTCATGAGCTTAAGGATCATAAAGTGCTCGAAAAAGTAAGTCAAGTACTGGACAAGATGACTGAAGTAGACTAG